CAGGAGCGTGCCCAGGATGACGAGGATCCCGTCCCGCTGCAACAGGCCCATGGCGATGATGACGACCGCGAAGCCGGGCACGGTGTTGGTCGACGGCAGCGGCACCAGGATCGACGCGCTGAACAGGACCAGCGCCAGCCCGACGATGCGGTCGGCGGGCCCATGGGTCAGGGCGGCAAGACGGGGGCGGCTGACGGCCTCGATCCGGTGCAGCCAAGGCTCCGCGCGCGCCGCAAGGCGCGACAGCGCCTCGGTCTGAACCTCGCGCGTGCTCAGGCGCTCGGGCAGCCAGGGGGTCTGCCGTCCGAACAGGATCTGGGCGGAGACGAACATCAGCGGCAGGGCGACGATCTGCGGAATGCCGTAGAGAAAGGGGATGCAGCAGGGCAGGGCGAGGATCAACAGGAACAGGCCGAACGCCCGTTCGTGAAGCTGCGACATGACCCAGCCCAGCGACACGGAGGGGCCGTTCGCATCCGCCGCCAACTGGTGCAGGCGGTGGGATATCGCGAAATGCTCGGGCGATGATGGCATTATCGAGGCTCCCGCGTCGGTCGCGCGCCGCAGAGCGCATCGGGGGCGGAGGGACGCCAGCAAGCGCATCTCTCGGTGGTCGGCAGCGGCATGCCCGGCACGCGCGGGAAAGACCGCGCCTGCGATGAGGGGCACGCAGGCCGGGGCGCGTGGCGAGGCGGGGTCGGGCCGACACCCCAGTCATGCAGTTTCCGGATCATGCTTGCCTCGATGACTTTGCGCCCCATGCACCATGCGCGCGGCGCGCGGTCAATCCCCTGGCCGGGCACAGGGGGCATCAAACATCTGGCACTTTGGACAGGGCGCGTTAGAGTTTGCCCAAGGCGATGCACGGCACCAAGAACCGGCGCGCGCCCGGGATATCGCGATCATTCGTTCCAGGGAGGGAACACCATGAACACATTGCTCAAAACTGCCCTGACCGGGGCAGTGGCCCTGTCACTGTCCGCTGGTCTCGCCGCCGCGCAGGATGTCACGCTGCGCTGTCAGCATTTCCTCAGCCCGCAGGGGTCGATCCCGAAGTTCTTCATCACGCCCTGGGCGGAGAAGATCGAGGCGGAGTCCGAAGGCCGCATCAAGGTGGAGATCTATCCGGCGATGCAGTTGGGCGGCAAGCCGCCCGCGCTTTATGACCAGATCCGCGACGGGGTGATCGATTGCGGCTGGGCGCTGCCGGCCTATACGCCCGGGCGATTCCCCGAGAGCGAGGTGTTCGAGCTGCCCTTCATGACGACCATGTCGGCGGAAAACTCCTCCCGTGCGGCGTGGGAGTTTACCGAGAAGTACCTGATGGAGCGGATGGGCGACATCCACCTGATGGCGGTCCATGTCCACGGGCCCGGGGTGATCCACAAGAAGGGCGCGCCGATCATGAGCACCGCGGATTTCGACGGGCTCAAGCTGCGTGGTCCGTCGCGGCAGGCCAACAAGTTGCTGGAGACCCTGGGCGCGACGCCGGTGGGAATGCCGGTTCCGGCGTTTCCCGAGTCGCTGTCCAAGGGGATTGTCGATGGCGGGGTCATCCCGTGGGAGATCGTGCCGCCGCTGAAGGTGCATGAGCTGGCCGACAGCCACACCCAGATCGGCGGGGACCGGGCGCTTTACAACACCTTCTTCCTGTGGGGGATGAACAAGGCGACCTATGAGGGCTTGCCGGAGGATCTCAGGGCGATCATCGACGCCAATTCCGGACTGGAGGCCTCGGCCTGGGCCGGGCGCGCGATGGACCAGGGCGACGGGCTCGGCGAGGAGGTCGTGGCGGGCACGGACAACAAGATCCACACGCTGGACGATGCCACGGTGGCGGAGCTGCGCAAGATCGGCGACGATCTGACCGCGGCCTGGATCGCCGAAATGGAGGACAAGGGCCTGCCCGGTGCGGCCATGGTGGACGATGCCAGGATGCTGATCACCAAGCACGAGGATGGCAGCAGCTGAGCGGCGGGTCGTCCGAGCGGAGCCATTTTGATGACCGGGGTTCGGGCGGCGCATCCGTCCGGCCCCTTTTTTTCCGCCGCGCGGCCCCTTGCGCCGCGCGACGGGACCGCTAAACCGGGGGGCGTCCGGATGCGCGGGTTGCGTGCGCGGGCTGTCCGATCCCGATCCGCAAGAGGCTCGTTAGCATGATCGCACCCACCTGGGAGGCCCGGACGGGCCGGGCGCTGGAAGCGCTGGCGCGCGCCATGGCCTATGGCGGCGGGCTGGTGCTGGTGGCGATTGCGGTGATCACCGTGGCGTCGATCATCGGGCGGGCGCTGATCGGGCTGGGCCTGGGGCCGATCACCGGGGATTTCGAGCTGGTGGAGGCGGGCTGCGCGGTGGCGATCTTCGCGTTTCTGCCCTGGTGCCAGCTCAAGCGCGGGCATGTGACGGTGGATATCTTCGTGGACCGGCTGCCGCCGCGGATCCATGCGCTGACCGGGCTGATCGGTGACGGGCTGATCGCGCTGGCGGCGGGCGTGATCTTCTGGCGGCTGTGGCTGGGGTTCGGGGAGAAGTTTCCCTATGGCTCCGAGGGGCTGCGGGAGGCGCTCGGGATGGGCTTCAAGCCGTTCTTTCCCGAGACGACCTATGAGCTGGAGCTGCCGGTGTGGATCCCTTATGCGCTGGCGGTGACCGGGGCGGCGGTGTTCCTGGTCGTGGCGCTCTATACGGTGTGGCGCAGCCTGAACTGGGTGCTTGCCGGGCGGGAGGGCCGGGCATGAGCGGCGTGGAGCTGGCGCTCACGGGCTTTGCGCTGATGCTGGGGGCGATTTTTTTGCGGGTGCCGATCGCGGTGGCCATGGGGCTTACCGGGTTCATCGGGACCTGGGTCGTGCTGGGGCATCCCAACGCGACCCTGAGCCAGATGAAGACGCTGACCTATGACACGTTTTCGAGCTATTCGCTGTCCATCGTGCCGCTCTTCCTGCTGATGGGGCAGTTCGCCACGAAGTCGGGCATGTCGGCGGCGCTGTTCCAGGCGGCGTCGGACTGGCTGGGGCACCGCAAGGGCGGGGTGGCGATGGCAGCCGTGGGGGCCTGCGCGGGGTTCGGGGCGGTGTGCGGGTCGTCGCTGGCCACGGCTTCGACCATGGGGCAGGTGGCCCTGCCGGAGATGAAGAAGCGCGGCTATTCCGACAGTCTCAGCACCGGGGTGCTGGCGGCGGGGGGCACGCTGGGCATCCTGATCCCGCCTTCGGTGATCCTGGTGATCTATGCGATCCTGACCCAGCAGAACATCGTCAAGATGTTCATCGCCGCGCTCATCCCGGGCATCATCGCGGCCCTTGGCTACATGCTGACCGTGGCGATCTATGTGCGCGTGAAACCGGACGCGGCCACCACCGCGCCGCGCATTCCCATGGCCGACCGGATGCGGACCCTGTGGCGGATCTGGCCGGTGGTGGTGATCTTCGGTCTGGTGATGGGGGGCATTGCGGGGGACTGGAACTGGGCGCAGGACGGGGTGCAGGCGCTGTTCACGCCCACCGAGGGCGCGGCGGTGGGCGCGGTGGCCACGGGGATCTACGGCTGGGCCACGGGGGGGTTGACCTGGAAAGGGTTGCTCGAGTCGATCCTGGAGACCGCGCAGGCCTCGGCGATGATCTTCTTCATCGTGCTGGGCGCGCAGCTCTTCAATTCCTTCCTTGCGTTCACACAGGCGCCGCAGCAGCTGGCCGAATGGGTGACGGCCCAGGGCTTCGCGCCGCTGGTGGTGCTGTCGGCGATGCTGGTCTGCTACCTGATCTTCGGTTGCGTGATGGACAGCCTGTCGATGATCCTGCTGACCATCCCGATCTTCTTTCCCATCGTCATGGCACTGGATTTCGGCCTGACGCCCGAGCAGGCAGCGATCTGGTTCGGCATTCTCGCGCTGATCGTGGTGGAGGTCGGGCTGATCACGCCGCCGGTGGGGATGAACCTGTTCATCATCAACTCCATGGCGCGCGACGTGCCCATGGGCCGGACCTATCGCGGGGTGGCGCCCTTTGTCGCCTCGGACCTGGTGCGGGTGGTGATCCTCGTGGCCTTTCCGGGGATCACGCTGTGGCTGGTCGGCGTGATGTTCTAGGGCGTTTTTGCTCTGGACGCGGCGCGGGCTTGGCGCTAGCACAACGCCCGTGCCCGAGTGGCGGAATTGGTAGACGCAGGGGATTCAAAATCCCCCGATGGCAACATCTTGTCGGTTCGAGTCCGACCTCGGGTACCAGCCGCATCCCCCTTGAGATCCGGCTGGTCGCTGCCGCTTCGGGTTACCACCTGTTCCAGGTACTGCCACGGGAGACCAGACGCTGTGGGGCGCATTGGCGGTTGTAAACCGTCTGCAAAGCGATGTCCTCGCCCTTGTTCAGCGCCACATCCGCAGACGCATCACCGGTGAAGGCACTGGGCGGAATCAGCACGAGAAACACGCCGACCGCATCCCCGGCCACAGCGGCGCGCTGTCGACTCTCCGCGGCGGCCAACTCGCGCATGTTGTGGCTCAGTTCCGCCTGCAACTCGGCACATGTGTAGCCTTCGTAGTTGGATGTGGACACAGCGGTAGGCGCTATGCTTTTCGGAGGTTTGGCGCATCCGGCAAGGGTTGCCGTTGCAATCAAGGCAACAATCAGAACTCTCATAACTCACCCATGATCTTTCGTGACGATAGCGGCGGCACAGGCCGCGCGCGCCGCCTTGTCCTTGTCGGCTGCGAAAGCGGTACGGCTTGGGAATTTCTGCGACGATACTGCGACGACCAGAGCTCGCATGGATCAGCCCGGGCACACCGGCGTTCAACTTCGATCAGGGCGTTTGGGAGCGCATGTCCCGCCAGGCCGCCCAGTCTTCCGGCGTGTCGAGGTCGCGGCGGGCGCGGGTGCCGGGCAGGGGCACGAGGTGCAGGTGGTCGCGGTGCCTGGCGATCACGGACTGGCCGCCCGCATCGCCGGAAAGCCGCGCGAAATCGGGGAAGGTGTCGGGGGCAAAGAGGATCGGGTGGCCCGGAGCGCCGTCCTCGGTGGCCCCGCGCCAGATGCGGGCCTGCGGGTGGGTGCGGCGCGCGGCGAGGACGGCGCGCAGGTCCTCGGCGGTGATTTCCGGCAAGTCTCCAAGCAGCAGCAGCAGGCCCGTGCAATCGGCGGGCAGGCGGGCGACAGCACCGCGCAGGGTGCCGCCCATGCCCTCGGCGCTGTCGGGCAGGCTCAGGCGGGTGACGTCGAGCCCATCCAGCGCGGCGTGGCGCGGGTGCGGCGCGGGCGGCAGGGCGACGAGGACATGCGGGACCACGGAGGCCGCGAGGGCGGCCTGGCGGGCGACGAGGGGGGTGCCGTCCACAAGCTCCATCAGCTTGTCGCGGCCGCGCATGCGCGACGAGGCGCCGGCGGCGAGGAGGAGGGCGATATCGGCCATAACGTGATCCTGCCCGGAAAGGCGCGCGTCGGGAAGGGGATGCGCCCAAGCGTTTTCGAAAACGCTTGGAGGCCCGGAGATCGGACGCCAGCCTGCCATGGGCGCGCGCGGGGGCCCGCGCGGGGGCGCGTCCCTCGGGCCCGGCGTGCCGTCACGCGTTTTCGAAAACGCGTGTTCGCGGGATGCCTCAGCCGCGCATGCGGGCCCCGTCCGGATCGAAGAGCGGTGTGGTGATCAGGGTGGCCGGGCAATGGTCGCCGAGGATCTCGATGCTGGCCTCCAGCCCGTCCTGGGCCATTTCGCGCGGCACGAAGCCCAGGGCGATGGATTTGCCTGTGAAATGCGCGTAGCCCCCCGAGGTGCAGAAGCCCACGACCTCGCCGTCCAGCGAGATCGGCTCGTAGGCCACGACATCCGCGTCGGTGGCGGCGACCTCGAAGGCGCAGAGTTGGCGCGCGGGGGGCGTGGCGCGCTCCGCCTCCGCCGCGTTGCGGCCGATGAAGGCGGTGTTCTTGCCGAAATGGATGAACCGGTCGAGCCCGGTCTCGGCGGCGGTGTAGTCGGGCGAATACTCGCGGCTCCAGGCCCCGAAGAACTTGTCGAGCCGCAGGGACATCATGGCGCGCATCCCGAAAGGGCGGATGCCATGGGGTTGTCCGGCCTCCCAGAGCGTGTGGAAGAGGTGGCGCTGTTCGGTCGGGCTGCAGTAGATCTCGTAGCCCAGATCGCCCGTGTAGCTGACCCGTTGGACGAGGCAGTGGGCCATGCCGATGGTCATGGGCGCCACGTCGAAGAAGCGGAACGCCTCCGCCGAGACATCCGCGCGGGTGCAGGCGGCCAGCACCTCGCGGGCCCTGGGTCCGGCGATCTGGAACCCCGTGCGCGCATCCGAGATGTTTTCCACAGTGACGCCGTCGTCGAGATGGGTCTGGAACCACCGCAGGTGATAGTCCTGCGCGCCGTAGGAGGCGGTGAGCTGGAACTCGGTCTCCGAAAGGCAGGAGATGGTGAAATCCCCGATCAGCCGCCCCGAGGGTGCGAGCATCGGGCTGAGCGACAGGCGTCGGGGGGCGGGGATGCGGCCGGCCATGATCCGGTCGAGCCAGGCCCGCGCGCCGGGGCCGGTCACGCGGAACTTGCCGAAATTCTGCAACTCGTTGATGCCGACGCCAGTGCGCACGGCCATGACCTCGGCCTTCACCGCGCCCCAGGCGTTGGAGCGGCGGAAGCTTGGGGTTTCGAAGCGCGGCGCGCCTTCAGGGGCGAAGTAGTTGACGACCTCCAGCCCGTAGGTCTGGCCGAAGACCGCGCCCATGCCGTCCCAGATGTCGTACATCGCCGTGGTGCGGAAGGGGCGCGCGGCGGGCAGTTCCTCGTTGGGGTAGCTGACGGAAAAGCGGTTCTGGTAGTTCTCGATTACCTTGGGGACCGTGTAGCCCGGCGTCGTCCAGCGCCCGAAGCGGGCGACGTCCATGGCGCGGGGGTCGCGTTCGGTCTCGCCCTCGATCATCCATTGCGCGAGCGCCAGGCCCACGCCGCCCCCTTGCGAAAAGCCCGCCATGACCGCGCAGGCCGACCAGTAGTTGCGCAGCCCCGGCACGGGACCGACGAGCGGGTTGCCGTCGGGGGCGAAGGTGAAGGGGCCGTGGATCACCGATTTGACCCCTGCGGTTTCCAGCACCGGGAAGCGGCGGTAGGCGAAGGCGATGCTATCCTCGATCTTCTCGAACTGGTCGTTGAGCAATTCGTGCCCGAAGTCCCAGGGCGTGCCGTCCACGGACCACGCCTCGCAGGGTTTCTCGTAGAACCCGATGCAGAGGCCGCGGCCTTCTTGCCGGAGGTAGCTTTCGCCGCCGGGGTCGATCACATGGGGGAACTCGGTGGCGCGGGTGTAGATCTCGGGAATGTCGTCGGTGACGATATACTGGTGCGCCATGGGCAGAAGCGGCAGGTAGACACCCGCCATCGCCGCGACCTCCCGCGCCCAGAGGCCGCCGGCATTGACCAAGTGTTCGGCGATCACGGTGCCCTTGTCGGTCTCGACGGTCCAGGTGCCGTCGGGGTTCGGTGTGGTCGCGGTGACCATGGTGTGCGTGTGGATCTGCGCGCCGCCGAGTTTGGCGGCCTTGGCATAGGCGTGGGTCGTGCCCGAGGGGTCGAGATGGCCGTCGAGCGGGTCGTAGAGCCCGCCGAGGATCCCGTCGGTGTTGACCAGATCGGCCATGGCCTTGATCTCGGCCGGGCCGAGGATCTCGGTCTCCAGCCCCATGTAGCGGTGCTTGGCGCGCTCGGCCTTGAGCATGTCGAAGCGCTCGGGAGTGTCGGCCAGGGTGATGCCGCCCACGTGGTGCAGACCGCAGGACAGGCCGGTCAGTGCCTCCAACTCCTTGTAGAGCCCGATGGTGTAGCCTTGCAGGGCGGCCATGTTGGTGTCGCCGTTCAGGGTGTGAAAGCCCCCCGCCGCGTGCCAGGTGGAGCCGGAGGTCAGTTCGGAGCGCTCCAGCAGCATCACGTCGGACCAGCCAAGCTTCGTCAGGTGGTAGAGCACCGAACAGCCGACAACACCGCCGCCGATCACGCAGACCTGAGTGTGGGATTTCATCGTGCGCCTCCTGCCGTTGGGACACGGTGGCGTCTGGCCCGGGTCGGTGGCCCGCCCGTTCCCGACATCGCGCGGTCTGTTTTCGGCGTGGCCCCGTGAGGCGGGCGAGGTTGTTGGGGTGTGTGGCCACGAAAAAGGGCGGGGAAGATCCCCGCCCTGTGTCCTTGTCAAAGGGTCCGCGTCATTCCGCGGGGGTGGGGGCGGCGTCCGTGTCCGCCGGCTCCACATGGGTGGCGGGCAGCCCGTGCTTGAGCCGCAGCCCGTCGCGGTAGACCGCCTTGATCAGGGACAGGCCCATCAGGACCATCACCACCGAGAAGGGCAGCGCCCCGATCACCATGGCCGTCTGGATCGCGCCCAGGCCGCCCGCGATGATCAGACCGCCCACCACCAGCGCCAGGGCCGCGCCCCAGAACAGGATATGCGGGCGGGCCTTGGGACCCTCGTCGCCCGCGGCGTTGATCGTGTTGATGATCAGCACCGCGCTGTCGGCAGAGGTCACCAGGTAGGTCAAGAGCAGGATCACGATCAGCACTGACATGGCATAGGCCAGCCCCTCGGACAGCATCACCGCCAGCATCGCGAAGAGCTGGTCAGCCTGACCCGCCCCCTGGATCGCGCCATCGGCCACGCCGCGAAGTTCGAGGTCGATCGCCGTGCCGCCCACGAGGGCGAACCATACAAAGCACATGATCGCCGGGATGATCATCGCGCCCAGCACGTATTCACGCACCGTGCGGCCCTTGGAGATGCGCGCCAGGAACACGCCCACGAAGGGCGCGAACGCGATCCACCAGGCCCAGTAGAAGATCGTCCAGGCCCCTTGCCAGCCCGACAGGCGATTCTCGGTCGCCGCGGCATAGACCGCCGCGATGTCGGCTGCGGGCAGGGCCGCGGCGCTGGCCGGAAGCCCCTCGGTGAAGGACGCGAGGGTGCCCCAGGGGCTGGTCGCGCTCTCGACCATGGCGGCGAGATCCTCGGCCGGCAGGGCCTGCACCGACGCCGGTACGCTGGCGATGATCGCCTCGGCCGGTGCCCCGACCCAGACCGTGAAGATATTGCCGGGGATCGACACCAGGTAGTCGAACATGCCCACGAACAGGGTTTGCAGACCGAAGAAGGTCGAGCCGAAGATCAGGAAGAAGATCAGCACGAAGAAGCTGAGCCCCATGTTGAGGTTCGACAGCCACTTGATGCCCTTGCCCACGCCCGAGAGCGCAGACAGGGTCGACAGGCCCATGATCACGCACAGGGCGACGATGATCCCCATGGTCGAGGAGGTCTGCCCCCCATCGGCCGTGGCCGTGTAGAGCCAGTCGCCGACGCCGATCCGGCTGAGACCGGCGATGAATTGTTCGACCCCGAAACCTAGGGTCTGGGACACGCCGAGCACGGTCGCCACGACGGCCACGATATCCACCACATGCCCCACGGGGCCCGAGAGCTTGTTGCCGAAAATCGGCGTGAGCGCCGAGCGGATCGTGAGCGGCAGGCCGCGCCGGTAGCAGAAATAGCCCAAGGCCAGGCCCACGATGGCGTAGGACGCCCAGGCCGCGAGGCCCCAATGGGTGAACGACCAGATATAGGCGTCGCGCACGTTTCCGGCGGTCGAGCCTTCGGTGTCGCCCATGATCGTGGCCGGGTTCGCGCCGAAATGGTACATCGGTTCGGCGGTTGCGAAGGTCAGCATCCCGATCCCGATCCCCGCGCCGAACATCATCGAGAACCACGAGAAATTGGAAAATTCTGGCCTGTCATCGTCGTGCCCCAGCCGCAGCTTGCCCGCCGTGGGCCAGAGCGCCAGCGCGAAGCACAGGATGACGAAGAACGCCATCGTGTAGACGTACCAGATGTTGAATGTGGCCAAGATGATCGAGTTCAGCGCGCCGAGCACGCTGGCGGCCTGGTCCGGGAAGGCGATGGCCCAGAGGATCAGCCCGCCGACCAGGAGTTTCCCGGTGATCGCGACGTCCTTGGTGAAGCCCTTGTAAAATCCGCTGTCGGCGGTTCGAATTGGCAGGTCTGTGACCGGCGGTTTGACTGGCATTGTCTTTTCTCCCTCTGCGCCGCCTTACGCAGGGAGCCTGTCCCGCGCGGCCGCGTCGATTGTTGCGCTTTGGTTTTGGGTGTACCGGGGCACGCGCAAACTCAGTGTGTCGGTAGTCTTAACGGGTACTTATAACAAAAACGACCTCTTTTTGACGCAAACTGACCCTGTTGTCGCAATCCATGGGACGTTTGCCCCATGGGCGGATGGCCCGGGGGGCCGCGCGGGGCATATCCGGCCCGGGCGACAGGGGCGTCGGAAGGCGGGGGATCACTCCGCCGCCATCTTGATGACCGGGCCCATTCTGGCGAAGCTCTCTTCGCTCAGGTGGCATTTGATCTGGTGGCCGGTGGGGGTCTTGCGCTGGGGCGGGACCTGGGTTTCGCACAGGTTTCCGGGCACTTCGGATTTCCAGCGGCAGCGGGTCTGGAACGGGCAGCCCGGCGGCGGGTTCATCGCCGAGGGGATGTCGCCATCGAGCACGATCCGCTCCTTCTGGATGCTGGTGTCGGCGATCGGCACGGCCGAGAGCAGTGCCTCGGTATAGGGATGATAGGGGGGCGAGAAGACCTCGTCGGTGGTGCCCAATTCGACCACATGGCCGAGATACATCACCATCACCCGGTCACTGAGGTACCGCACGATGCTCAGGTCATGGGAGATGAACAGGAGCGTGGTCTGGTTCTGGCGCTGGATCTCCATCAGCAGGTCGGTGACCGCGGCCTGCACCGAGACGTCGAGCGCGCTGACCGGCTCGTCGGCCACCACGATGCGGGCATCCCCGGCAAAGGCGCGGGCGATGCCGACGCGCTGTTTTTGGCCGCCCGAGAGCTGCCGGGGCATGCGGTTGGCGAAGGCACGGGGCAGCTTCACCAGATCCAGCAGCTCCAGCATCCGCTGCTTGCGGGCGTCCTCGGTATCGCCCACGCCGAAGATCTCCAACGCCCGGATGATCTGGCGGCCCACGGTCATCGACGGGTTGAGCGTGTCGAACGGGTTCTGGAATACCATCTGCACATCGGCCACGGTCTTGGTGTCGCGGTCCTGGATCTCGATGTCCTGGATCTCGCGGTTGTCGAGCAGGATGGTGCCGTCGGTGGCGGTCTCCAGCCCCATGAGGACCTTGGCGAAGGTGGATTTGCCGCAGCCGCTCTCGCCGACGATGGCGAGGGTTTCGCCCTCGCGCGCCTCGAAGCTGAGATCCTCGTTGGCCTTCACCACCTTCTTGTTCTTGCCGCCGAAGAGGGCCGAGGCCGCGACCTCGTAGTATTTCTTGAGGTTGTCCATATTCAGCACGACGCGGCCCGGCTCGGGCTTCTCGGTCTGGTCGGCCTTCTCGACCGGGGCGTTCCAGTCGATCTCCTCGAAGCGCAGGCAGCGGGAGCCGTGGCGGTCGTCGCCGGGGATCTTGCGCATGCGGATGTCCTGGGCGTCGCAGAGCCCGGGTTGGAAATAGTCGCAGTGCGGCCCGAAATTGCAGCCTTTGGGCCGCTCATGGGGCAGGGGGAAGTTGCCCGGGATGGCCACCAGGGGGCGGGCGTTCTTGTCGGCGCCGGGCAGGGGGATCGAGCGGAACAGCGCCTGCGTGTAGGGGTGCTGCATCTCGTCGAACACGTCCTCGATCGAGCCGGTCTCGACCGCCTCGCCGGAATACATCACGCAGAGCCGGTCGCAGGTCTCCAGGATCAGGCCGAGATTGTGGGAGATGAACAGCATCGAGGTGCCGTATTTCTTGCCCAGGTCCTTCACCAGATCGACCACCGCGGCCTCGACGGTCACATCGAGCGCCGTGGTCGGCTCGTCCAGGATCAGCAGCGCCGGGTTGGCCATCAGCGCCATGGCGATGACGATGCGCTGCTGCTGGCCGCCGCTGAGCTGGTGCGGAAAGCTGTTCAGGATGCGCTTGGGGTCCGGCAGGCGCACGTCGGTGACCACGTCGAGGGCACGCTGGTAGGCGACGTCTTCGGAGACGCCTTCGTGGATCATCGGCACCTCCATGAGCTGCTTGCCGATCCGCATGGCCGGATTGAGCGAGGCCATGGGCTCCTGGTAGATCATGGCGATCTCCTTGCCGCGGATGCGGCGGAGCTCTTCGGGGCTCATGGTGTTCAGGTCGCGGCCCTTGAACTTGATGGTGCCGCCGACGATGCGGCCGTTCACGCCGAGATCCTGCATCACCCCCAGGGCAACGGTGGACTTGCCGCAGCCGGATTCTCCGACCAGTCCCATGGCCTCGCCAGGCATCACGGTGCAGGAGAAATCCATCACTGCCGGGATTTCCCGCAGGCGCGTGAAGAAGGAGATCGAAAGGTTCTCGATCTCGAGGATTGGGCCGTCATAGGTCTCGGTCATCGCGTCCCTTTTCTTTTGTGCTGAAATACTCCGGGGGTGTGGGGGCAGCGCCCCCACGAACCGTTCCCCTCAGTCCTTCAGGCTTTCTTCGCGCAGGCCGTCGGCCAGCAGGTTCAGGCCCAGCACAAGGCTCATCAGCGCGAGCGCGGGCGGCAGGGCGGGGTGGATGTAGATCGACAGCAGGCGCCGGCCCTCGTTGATCGTGGACCCCCAATCGGGGCTTTCGGGGCTGACGCCGAGGCCGAAGAAGCCCAAAGTCCCGAGCAGGATGGTGGTATACCCGATGCGCAGGCAGAAATCGACGATCAGGGGCCCGCGGGCGTTTGGCAGGATTTCCCACAGCATGATGTACCACGGGCCCTCGCCCCGGGTCTGCGCGGCGGCCACGTAGTCGCGGGTCTGGATGTCGAGCACGATGCCGCGCACGATCCGGAACACCGTGGGCGAGTTCACGAACACGACCGACACGAACACGATCAGCACGTTGGGCGGCATCGACACGATGCCCAGCGGATCGGCGTTGAACGCCAGCCCAAGATAGAGCCAGCCGCCGATCACCACGGTCAGCGCGACGAACAGGTTCCGCTTGGCCGGTTGGGTGAAATAGCGCGAATTCCACAGCACCACCAGGAACAGGATCGGGAACACGAAGAGCACCGCCGCCATGTAGGTCGGGATGCCGGTCGCCACGATCTCGGGCGTGACCAGCAGGTAGAAGAGCAGGATCACCGGGAAGGCCAGCACCAGGTTGGCGATGAAGCTGAGCACCGTGTCGAACTTGCCGCCGAAATACCCCGCCGGCAGGCCCAGCACGATGCCGACCATGAAGGCGAACAGTGTGGCGGCCGGCGCAATCTTGAGCACCTCGCGCGCGCCCATCACCATCCGGCTGAACACGTCGCGCGCCAGGTTGTCGCCCCCGAAGAGGTAGTGCGAGAAGCCCGCCGTGCCCTCCGGCACCGGGGTGCCGGGCACCTTGTTCTTCATGCCGGAGACCACCTGGATCGGGTCATGGGTGATGATCATGTCGGCGAAGATCGCCGTGAACACCCAGAACATCACGATCCCGAAGCCCACCATCCCGATCGGGCTGTCGAAGAGCTTGCCGTAAAGCCCCAGACGTCGCTTGTAGACGATGGACAGGGTGAAGGTGGCGATCAGCATGACCCAGACGGGCATGAACTGGATGAAGACCTGGATCCAGATCTCGAGAGGTGTCATCGGCTCCATCGGGCTCTCCTCACGCGATCCGGATACGGGGGTTGAGGAAGACGTAGCCGATATCCGAGATCAGCTGTGTCACGAGCACCACGATCACCGCCACCACCGAGCAGGACAGCAGC
The Dinoroseobacter shibae DFL 12 = DSM 16493 genome window above contains:
- a CDS encoding exopolysaccharide biosynthesis protein — translated: MPSSPEHFAISHRLHQLAADANGPSVSLGWVMSQLHERAFGLFLLILALPCCIPFLYGIPQIVALPLMFVSAQILFGRQTPWLPERLSTREVQTEALSRLAARAEPWLHRIEAVSRPRLAALTHGPADRIVGLALVLFSASILVPLPSTNTVPGFAVVIIAMGLLQRDGILVILGTLLGTAWIGALIVAGATLISLLTSWIGL
- a CDS encoding TRAP transporter substrate-binding protein, producing MNTLLKTALTGAVALSLSAGLAAAQDVTLRCQHFLSPQGSIPKFFITPWAEKIEAESEGRIKVEIYPAMQLGGKPPALYDQIRDGVIDCGWALPAYTPGRFPESEVFELPFMTTMSAENSSRAAWEFTEKYLMERMGDIHLMAVHVHGPGVIHKKGAPIMSTADFDGLKLRGPSRQANKLLETLGATPVGMPVPAFPESLSKGIVDGGVIPWEIVPPLKVHELADSHTQIGGDRALYNTFFLWGMNKATYEGLPEDLRAIIDANSGLEASAWAGRAMDQGDGLGEEVVAGTDNKIHTLDDATVAELRKIGDDLTAAWIAEMEDKGLPGAAMVDDARMLITKHEDGSS
- a CDS encoding TRAP transporter small permease, coding for MIAPTWEARTGRALEALARAMAYGGGLVLVAIAVITVASIIGRALIGLGLGPITGDFELVEAGCAVAIFAFLPWCQLKRGHVTVDIFVDRLPPRIHALTGLIGDGLIALAAGVIFWRLWLGFGEKFPYGSEGLREALGMGFKPFFPETTYELELPVWIPYALAVTGAAVFLVVALYTVWRSLNWVLAGREGRA
- a CDS encoding TRAP transporter large permease encodes the protein MSGVELALTGFALMLGAIFLRVPIAVAMGLTGFIGTWVVLGHPNATLSQMKTLTYDTFSSYSLSIVPLFLLMGQFATKSGMSAALFQAASDWLGHRKGGVAMAAVGACAGFGAVCGSSLATASTMGQVALPEMKKRGYSDSLSTGVLAAGGTLGILIPPSVILVIYAILTQQNIVKMFIAALIPGIIAALGYMLTVAIYVRVKPDAATTAPRIPMADRMRTLWRIWPVVVIFGLVMGGIAGDWNWAQDGVQALFTPTEGAAVGAVATGIYGWATGGLTWKGLLESILETAQASAMIFFIVLGAQLFNSFLAFTQAPQQLAEWVTAQGFAPLVVLSAMLVCYLIFGCVMDSLSMILLTIPIFFPIVMALDFGLTPEQAAIWFGILALIVVEVGLITPPVGMNLFIINSMARDVPMGRTYRGVAPFVASDLVRVVILVAFPGITLWLVGVMF
- a CDS encoding nucleotidyltransferase family protein; this translates as MADIALLLAAGASSRMRGRDKLMELVDGTPLVARQAALAASVVPHVLVALPPAPHPRHAALDGLDVTRLSLPDSAEGMGGTLRGAVARLPADCTGLLLLLGDLPEITAEDLRAVLAARRTHPQARIWRGATEDGAPGHPILFAPDTFPDFARLSGDAGGQSVIARHRDHLHLVPLPGTRARRDLDTPEDWAAWRDMRSQTP